Proteins found in one Pyrus communis chromosome 15, drPyrComm1.1, whole genome shotgun sequence genomic segment:
- the LOC137716833 gene encoding glucuronoxylan 4-O-methyltransferase 1-like, translating into MLIKNTHTKKTNITCSQNMRTKTHPILNVKLLILGVFLAFVVIFVLRSSFDSSRASSDEKSTIPVKEAEDDHEKSTSCDSTMTCNKIPTSLAKALIHYTTSTITPQQTLKEISVTSKVLDKKSPCNFLVFGLGHDSLMWTSLNHGGRTIFLEEDESWIKQIQRRFPALESYHVTYDSKVNEANDLLGVGKGPECSAVGDPRYSMCQLALKGLPSEVYEIKWDLIMVDAPTGYHDGAPGRMSAIYTAGMMARNKVEGETDVFVHDVNRDVEDKFSKAFLCEGYMKKQVGRLRHFNIPSHRDASDRPFCPE; encoded by the coding sequence ATGCTGATcaagaacacacacacaaaaaaaacaaatataacctGCAGCCAAAACATGAGAACCAAAACCCATCCAATTCTCAATGTTAAGCTCCTCATCCTTGGAGTTTTCCTCGCCTTTGTTGTCATCTTTGTCCTCAGGTCAAGTTTTGATTCATCACGAGCTTCGTCCGATGAAAAATCCACCATTCCGGTGAAAGAAGCGGAAGACGATCACGAAAAATCAACTAGTTGTGACTCCACAATGACTTGCAACAAGATCCCGACCTCCCTAGCCAAAGCCCTGATCCACTACACAACCTCCACCATCACCCCACAACAAACCCTAAAAGAAATCTCCGTCACATCAAAGGTCTTGGACAAGAAATCTCCATGCAACTTCCTCGTCTTCGGCCTAGGCCACGACAGCCTCATGTGGACTTCCCTCAACCACGGCGGACGCACCATTTTCCTCGAAGAAGACGAGTCGTGGATCAAGCAAATCCAGCGCCGTTTCCCCGCATTGGAATCGTACCATGTCACATATGATAGCAAAGTGAACGAGGCTAACGATCTCCTAGGAGTTGGGAAGGGGCCTGAGTGCAGTGCAGTTGGTGATCCTAGGTATAGCATGTGCCAGCTGGCACTCAAGGGGTTGCCCAGTGAAGTGTATGAGATCAAATGGGATTTGATCATGGTGGATGCACCCACAGGGTATCACGATGGAGCACCGGGGAGGATGAGTGCCATCTACACGGCTGGGATGATGGCCAGGAACAAAGTGGAGGGAGAGACTGATGTGTTTGTGCATGATGTGAATAGGGATGTGGAAGACAAGTTCTCCAAGGCTTTCCTTTGCGAAGGGTACATGAAAAAACAAGTAGGGAGGTTGAGGCACTTCAACATTCCTAGTCACAGGGATGCTTCCGACAGGCCCTTTTGCCCTGAGTAA
- the LOC137717498 gene encoding leucine--tRNA ligase, cytoplasmic-like, with product MAAEGGGKSFARRDHLLEIETKVRSWWEEKDVFRAESCEKLPEPGEKFFGNFPFPYMNGFLHLGHAFSLSKLEFAAAYHRLRGANVLLPFGFHCTGMPIKASADKLAREIELFGNPPVFPKEVEQGSQEVEAEDANNGAPPDKFKGKKSKAASKSGGQVYQWEIMRSFGLSDSEISKFQDPYNWLTFFPPLAVEDLKAFGLGCDWRRSFITTDMNPFFDAFVRWQMRKLKSMGKIVKDVRYAIYSPLDGQPCADHDRASGEGVQPQEYTLIKMEVVAPFPSKLKVLEGRKVFLAAATLRPETMYGQTNAWVLPDGKYGAFEINETEVFIVTQRAALNLAYQKYSRVPEKPTCLVELTGHDLIGLPLKSPRTINQIIYTLPMLTVLTDKGTGIVTSVPADSPDDYMALHDLKAKPALRAKYGVKDEWVMPFEIIPIINIPDFGNKAAEKVCADLKIKSQNEKEKLAEAKRLTYLKGFTEGTLIVGEFEGRKVQEAKPLIRSKLIESNEAIVYSEPEKRVVSRSGDECVVALTDQWYITYGEPEWKKLAEECLSSMNLYHDETKHGFEHTLDWLNQWACSRSFGLGTRIPWDEEFLVESLSDSTIYMAYYTIAHFLHNGDMYGPSKSAIQPEQMTDEVWEYIFCDGPYPESSNISSSILNKMKQEFEYWYPFDLRVSGKDLIQNHLTFCIYNHAAIMPKKHWPRGFRCNGHIMLNAEKMSKSTGNFRTIRQAIEEFSADATRFSLADAGDGVDDANFVFETANAAILKLTKEIAWMEEVLAAESSLRIGPPSTYADRVFLNEINIAVNRTEQNYRDYMFRDALKTGFYDLQASRDEYRLSCGSGGMNRELLWHFMDAQTRLITPICPHYAEYVWRELLKKEGFVVNAGWPVSDSPDLTLHNANKYLQHSIVVMRKLLEKQTSGSTKANKKGPPVKASTETKRLIGLIYVNEQFDGWKAECLRILQSNFDSDTCTFAPDKVILEALQSCSIGQSKDFRQTQKLCMPFLRFKKDEAVTLGPHALDLKLPFGEMEVLQENLDLIKRQVKVDTKGQGQIELEEVEVLSGTDPDALAKAGSLAKLIEQNPPSPGSPTAIFLTRS from the exons ATGGCGGCTGAAGGTGGTGGGAAGAGCTTTGCCAGGAGAGATCACCTTCTCGAGATTGAAACAAAGGTTCGAAGCTGGTGGGAAGAGAAGGATGTTTTCAGGGCTGAATCATGTGAAAAGCTCCCTGAACCTGGGGAGAAGTTCTTTGGAAACTTCCCGTTTCCTTACATGAATGGCTTTCTGCATCTTGGACATGCATTCTCACTCTCCAAGCTAGAGTTTGCAGCAGCTTACCATAGGTTAAGAGGTGCCAATGTGCTTTTGCCTTTTGGTTTTCACTGCACTGGCATGCCTATTAAAGCGTCTGCTGATAAACTTGCGAGAGAGATTGAACTATTTGGCAACCCGCCGGTTTTTCCAAAAGAAGTAGAACAGGGGAGTCAGGAAGTGGAAGCAGAAGATGCAAATAATGGAGCACCTCCCGACAAGTTCAAGGGAAAGAAGTCGAAGGCTGCATCAAAATCAGGTGGACAAGTATACCAATGGGAAATCATGCGTAGTTTTGGCCTCTCAGATAGCGAGATATCCAAATTCCAAGATCCATACAATTGGTTGACATTCTTCCCTCCATTGGCAGTGGAAGACCTCAAGGCTTTTGGATTGGGATGTGACTGGAGACGGTCATTTATTACCACAGACATGAACCCATTTTTTGATGCCTTTGTGAGGTGGCAGATGAGgaaactaaaatctatgggcaAGATTGTGAAAGACGTCCGTTATGCAATTTACTCTCCACTGGATGGGCAGCCCTGTGCAGATCATGACAGGGCAAGTGGCGAAGGAGTTCAGCCCCAGGAATACACCCTCATCAAAATGGAGGTGGTGGCACCTTTTCCATCTAAACTGAAAGTGTTGGAGGGAAGGAAAGTGTTCCTTGCTGCAGCGACACTTAGACCTGAGACCATGTATGGACAGACAAATGCATGGGTATTGCCTGATGGGAAATATGGAGCCTTTGAAATCAACGAAACAGAGGTATTTATTGTAACGCAAAGAGCAGCACTTAATCTTGCCTATCAGAAGTATTCTAGGGTTCCAGAGAAACCTACTTGCTTAGTGGAGCTCACGGGTCATGATTTGATTGGCCTTCCATTGAAGTCACCACGCACAATCAATCAGATCATTTACACTCTTCCTATGTTGACTGTCCTGACAGACAAAGGTACTGGGATTGTGACCAGTGTGCCTGCTGATTCTCCTGATGATTATATGGCCTTGCATGATTTAAAAGCAAAACCTGCTCTTAGAGCAAAATATGGCGTGAAGGATGAGTGGGTCATGCCCTTTGAGATTATTCCAATTATCAATATTCCTGATTTCGGGAATAAGGCTGCAGAAAAGGTCTGTGCAGATCTAAAAATCAAGAGCCAGAATGAGAAAGAGAAGCTAGCAGAAGCCAAGAGGCTGACATACCTGAAAGGATTCACTGAAGGAACACTTATCGTGGGTGAATTTGAAGGAAGGAAGGTCCAGGAGGCGAAACCGTTGATAAGGAGCAAGCTCATAGAGTCAAATGAGGCAATTGTATATAGTGAACCTGAGAAGCGGGTGGTGTCACGATCAGGTGATGAGTGTGTTGTGGCTCTCACAGATCAATGGTACATCACATATGGGGAACCTGAATGGAAAAAACTGGCGGAGGAGTGCTTGTCCAGCATGAATTTGTATCATGACGAGACAAAACATGGATTTGAACACACATTGGATTGGTTGAATCAGTGGGCTTGTTCACGATCTTTTGGGCTTGGGACTCGTATTCCCTGGGATGAAGAGTTCTTAGTTGAGTCGTTGTCTGATTCAACTATTTACATGGCTTATTACACTATCGCTCACTTTTTACACAATGGAGACATGTATGGTCCCAGCAAATCTGCAATTCAACCTGAACAAATGACTGATGAGGTCTGGGAGTATATTTTCTGTGATGGCCCATATCCTGAATCATCTaacatatcgtcatccatcctTAATAAGATGAAGCAGGAGTTTGAGTATTGGTATCCTTTTGATCTTCGAGTGTCTGGCAAGGATCTAATCCAAAATCATTTAACCTTCTGCATTTACAACCATGCGGCAATTATGCCCAAGAAGCACTGGCCTCGTGGCTTTAGATGCAATGGGCACATCATGCTAAATGCTGAGAAGATGTCTAAGTCCACAGGGAACTTTAGGACCATTCGCCAGGCAATTGAGGAATTTTCTGCTGATGCCACGCGATTCTCATTGGCTGATGCTGGAGATGGTGTTGATGATGCAAATTTCGTATTTGAGACTGCAAATGCTGCTATACTAAAGCTAACTAAAGAGATTGCATGGATGGAAGAAGTTTTAGCCGCAGAATCCTCTTTGAGAATAGGTCCTCCTTCTACTTATGCTGACAGGGTCTTTTTGAATGAGATAAATATTGCTGTGAACAGGACTGAGCAGAATTACCGGGATTACATGTTCCGAGATGCACTCAAGACTGGGTTTTACGATCTTCAGGCTTCTAGGGATGAGTACAGGCTTTCATGTGGTTCTGGGGGCATGAACCGTGAATTGCTGTGGCATTTTATGGACGCACAGACACGTCTTATTACTCCAATCTGTCCGCACTATGCAGAATATGTCTggagggaacttttgaagaaggAAGGGTTTGTGGTCAATGCAGGATGGCCTGTGTCTGATTCTCCAGATCTGACCCTCCATAATGCCAACAAGTATTTGCAACATTCCATTGTTGTAATGAGGAAGCTTCTTGAAAAGCAAACTTCAGGCTCAACGAAAGCCAATAAGAAGGGTCCTCCAGTTAAAGCATCGACAGAAACCAAAAGGTTGATTGGtttaatatatgtaaatgaGCAATTCGATGGATGGAAGGCGGAGTGTTTGAGGATACTACAGAGTAACTTTGACAGTGATACTTGCACTTTTGCTCCAGACAAGGTAATTTTGGAGGCTTTGCAGAGTTGTTCAATTGGTCAGAGTAAAGATTTTAGACAAACCCAAAAGCTTTGTATGCCTTTCTTGAGGTTCAAGAAGGATGAGGCAGTTACTCTTGGGCCCCATGCCTTAGACTTGAAGCTACCATTCGGAGAGATGGAGGTCCTTCAGGAGAACTTGGACTTAATTAAGAGACAAGTGAAGGTGGACACTAAGGGACAGGGACAAATCGAGCTTGAAGAAGTAGAAGTTCTGTCTGGTACCGACCCCGATGCTCTTGCTAAAGCTGGTTCACTTGCTAAATTAATAGAGCAGAATCCGCCATCCCCTGGAAGCCCAACTGCCATCTTCTTGACCCG GTCATAA
- the LOC137717435 gene encoding probable serine/threonine-protein kinase At1g09600 translates to MHWLQKLRPEKWRLALGIRRILQCSCWNNRGLRSRIMGCICSKGSLSNEYVSENHRRDKEQKSNKSSKRSEAAVGADATARLITNPHKEDNAESTPISSDEGEKMVVAEKPTKPFTEGGASGGKLPSGLTRITSVTNGERGAQVVAGWPSWLTTVAGEAISGWVPLKAESFEKLEKIGQGTYSSVYRARDLDSNKIVALKKVRFANMDPESVRFMAREILILRRLDHPNVMKLEGLITSKVSGSLYLVFEYMEHDLAGIAARPGVKFTEAQIKCYMQQLLCGLEHCHSHGILHRDIKGSNLLIDYHGKLKIADFGLATFYRPRQKQPLTSRVVTLWYRPPELLLGSTDYGVAVDLWSAGCILAELFAGKPIMPGRTEVEQLHKIFKLCGSPSEEYWKRSKLPHATIFKPTHPYKRCVAETYKDFPRSALALLEVLLAVEPEGRGTASSALQSEFFTSLPLPCDPSSLPKYPPSKEFDAKLRDEEARRRKAASGKGGSSKESKAVPASDANAIQRQGQTNPKSISEKYNPEEDGGSGFPIEPPKGAASNAFSHSGQSVRPCAFESLQSSHSKNGSYMYRGAAQSSRYSNSASVRSGSRFDGIAESANPHWPEERKNARYNHLDNGESSVKHDWSHHLLERPKSSHKKDEQPSGKEYATGYGNKKNRIHYSGPLMHPGGNLEEMLKEHEKQIQHAVRKARLDKTKAKKANSDNGQTESLLQHVRNGR, encoded by the exons ATGCATTGGCTGCAAAAATTGCGGCCTGAGAAATGGCGTTTGGCGTTGGGAATTAGACGAATTTTGCAGTGTTCTTGTTGGAATAATAGGGGACTGCGAAGTAGAATAATGGGCTGCATTTGCTCAAAAGGAAGTTTATCCAATGAATATGTTTCTGAGAATCATCGTAGAGacaaagaacaaaaatcaaacaagTCATCAAAACGGTCTGAAGCTGCAGTTGGGGCTGATGCAACTGCGCGGTTGATAAccaatcctcacaaagaggacaATGCAGAGTCAACTCCTATTTCATCAGATGAAGGGGAGAAGATGGTGGTTGCTGAGAAACCCACAAAACCCTTCACGGAGGGCGGGGCAAGTGGGGGAAAGTTGCCGTCTGGGCTGACTAGGATAACCAGTGTAACAAATGGAGAAAGAGGAGCACAAGTTGTTGCTGGATGGCCTTCTTGGTTGACAACAGTGGCTGGCGAAGCGATCAGTGGATGGGTGCCTCTCAAGGCAGAGTCATTTGAGAAATTGGAGAAG ATTGGACAAGGAACTTACAGCAGTGTGTACAGAGCCCGAGATCTTGATTCAAACAAAATAGTTGCATTGAAGAAGGTGCGATTTGCCAATATGGATCCGGAAAGTGTGCGTTTTATGGCGAGAGAAATTCTTATTTTGCGTAGGCTTGATCACCCCAATGTCATGAAGCTTGAAGGTCTGATTACATCAAAGGTTTCGGGCAGCTTATACCTGGTCTTTGAGTACATGGAGCATGATCTTGCAGGGATTGCAGCACGACCTGGAGTCAAGTTCACTGAAGCACAG ATTAAATGTTACATGCAACAGCTTCTTTGTGGACTTGAGCATTGTCACAGTCATGGTATCTTACACCGTGATATCAAGGGATCAAATCTTTTGATTGACTATCATGGCAAGCTAAAGATTGCTGACTTTGGGCTAGCAACCTTTTACAGACCCCGTCAAAAGCAGCCTCTGACAAGCCGGGTAGTAACCTTGTGGTACCGACCACCTGAACTTCTGCTTGGCTCTACAGATTATGGGGTTGCTGTGGATTTGTGGAGTGCTGGTTGTATTCTTGCAGAATTATTTGCTGGGAAGCCTATCATGCCAGGAAGAACAGAG GTGGAGCAACTACATAAGATATTTAAACTTTGTGGCTCACCTTCTGAGGAATACTGGAAGAGATCAAAATTGCCACATGCAACTATTTTTAaacctacacatccatacaagCGATGTGTTGCTGAGACATACAAGGACTTCCCTCGATCTGCATTGGCCCTGTTAGAGGTTCTTCTAGCTGTAGAACCTGAAGGTCGGGGAACAGCTTCTTCTGCCCTTCAGAGTGAG TTCTTCACATCTTTGCCTCTTCCCTGTGATCCATCAAGTTTGCCTAAGTACCCACCGAGTAAGGAGTTTGATGCCAAGCTCCGAGACGAGGAAGCTAGAAG GCGGAAAGCTGCTAGTGGTAAAGGAGGGAGTTCCAAAGAATCAAAGGCTGTGCCAGCATCAGATGCCAATGCAATACAG CGACAAGGGCAGACTAACCCCAAAAGCATCAGTGAGAAGTACAATCCTGAAGAGGATGGTGGCTCTGGCTTTCCTATCGAGCCTCCCAAGGGAGCAGCATCAAATGCCTTCTCCCATTCTGGCCAGTCAGTGCGCCCATGTGCATTTGAATCTTTGCAATCTAGCCATTCTAAGAATGGATCTTACATGTATCGTGGAGCAGCCCAGTCGTCGAGGTATTCTAATTCAGCTTCAGTTCGAAGTGGTTCACGATTTGATGGTATCGCAGAAAGTGCGAATCCACACTGGCCAGAGGAGCGTAAGAATGCCAGATATAACCATTTAGACAACGGGGAGTCCTCTGTGAAACATGATTGGTCACACCATCTTCTGGAAAGACCAAAGTCTTCACATAAGAAGGATGAACAGCCATCTGGGAAGGAGTATGCAACG GGTTACGGTAACAAAAAGAACCGGATTCACTACTCTGGACCATTGATGCACCCTGGAGGAAACCTTGAGGAGATGCTCAAAGAGCATGAGAAACAAATACAACATGCTGTCCGCAAAGCTCGTCTAGACAAGACCAAAGCCAAGAAAGCTAACAGTGACAATGGACAAACAGAATCCCTACTTCAGCATGTAAGAAACGGCAGGTGA